The Mesorhizobium sp. NBSH29 genome has a segment encoding these proteins:
- a CDS encoding secondary thiamine-phosphate synthase enzyme YjbQ produces MATRQHRLTITTRGQGLYEFTQEAAAFVHESYMEVGLLTMFVRHTSCSLTIQENADPDVLHDLNAFFRRLVPPADDASMGYLVHRAEGPDDMPAHIRAALTQTSIGIPVAGGALLLGTWQGIYLFEHRERQHRREVVLHLSA; encoded by the coding sequence CTGGCGACGCGACAACACCGTCTGACGATCACAACCCGCGGGCAGGGACTTTACGAGTTCACGCAGGAGGCTGCGGCTTTTGTGCACGAGTCTTACATGGAGGTAGGGCTGCTTACGATGTTCGTGCGGCACACCTCATGCTCGCTCACCATCCAGGAAAACGCGGACCCCGATGTCTTGCACGATCTCAATGCGTTTTTTCGCCGACTGGTGCCGCCAGCGGATGATGCGTCGATGGGCTATCTGGTGCACCGTGCCGAAGGGCCCGACGACATGCCGGCCCACATCAGGGCAGCGCTGACACAGACTTCGATCGGTATTCCGGTCGCTGGCGGTGCGTTGTTGCTCGGTACCTGGCAGGGCATCTATCTGTTCGAACACCGCGAACGGCAGCATCGACGCGAGGTGGTACTACACCTCAGTGCCTAA
- a CDS encoding LysE family translocator — translation MSIEFLLTTLIIVASPGTGVVYTLAAGLSRGGRASVLAAFACTLGIVPHLIAALTGLAALLHASATAFDVVKYAGVAYLLYMAWQTLREHGALKVDDKPDSRSIRQVLVDGILINVLNPKLSIFFVAFLPQFIAPGEPNVLVRMLELSGIFMLATFVIFSLYGLCAAATRDRVVSSPRVMAWLRRSFAAAFVGLSAKLAYTQQ, via the coding sequence ATGTCGATTGAATTTCTGCTCACCACGCTCATCATTGTTGCTTCGCCGGGCACGGGTGTCGTCTACACGCTTGCCGCCGGGCTTTCGCGTGGTGGCAGAGCCAGTGTGCTTGCCGCGTTTGCCTGTACGCTGGGCATCGTGCCGCATCTGATTGCTGCGCTCACCGGGCTTGCGGCGCTGCTGCATGCAAGCGCCACCGCCTTTGACGTGGTCAAATATGCGGGTGTTGCCTACCTCCTCTACATGGCCTGGCAGACGCTGCGCGAGCATGGTGCGCTGAAGGTCGACGACAAGCCCGACAGCCGCAGCATCCGACAGGTGCTGGTCGATGGCATTCTGATCAATGTATTAAACCCGAAACTCTCGATCTTCTTCGTCGCGTTCCTGCCGCAGTTTATCGCGCCCGGCGAACCAAATGTGCTTGTGCGGATGCTGGAACTCTCGGGCATCTTCATGCTCGCAACCTTTGTTATCTTCTCGCTTTACGGCCTGTGTGCGGCAGCGACGCGCGACCGGGTCGTTTCAAGCCCGCGCGTGATGGCGTGGCTGCGCCGCAGCTTTGCGGCAGCCTTCGTCGGGCTGAGCGCCAAGCTTGCTTACACCCAGCAGTAG
- a CDS encoding helix-turn-helix domain-containing protein — MLTNGKETERALARLLLERLKPLATRLETFDPSHGMRMRGRQLFGYCCVRRERLARISAEKPLIGIVLSGEKEFWLGDTGQSFGAGDVFILPAATELDVVNLPSDANGLYESLLVEIEQVPAALRSVAATSRSARGLDLRVTLTPELVDALSHAAILLSDTENATALSEHRLAEVLLLLARQPAAAGLFSRSLPERISWLVVADPSRRWTATTLGQELGMAGSTLRRKLEDHGTSMRETLSAARMQVAHALLSTGDATITDAVAAAGYASRSHFARRFQAIYGLPPAEVRPAQSTRG; from the coding sequence ATGCTTACCAACGGAAAAGAAACCGAGCGGGCATTGGCGCGGCTTTTGCTGGAGCGCCTTAAGCCGCTGGCTACACGTCTTGAGACGTTCGATCCCAGCCACGGGATGAGGATGCGCGGACGCCAATTGTTTGGCTATTGTTGCGTAAGGCGCGAGCGGCTGGCGCGAATTTCTGCTGAAAAGCCGCTCATCGGAATTGTGCTTAGCGGCGAGAAGGAATTCTGGCTGGGCGACACCGGTCAGAGTTTTGGCGCCGGCGATGTCTTTATCCTGCCGGCGGCCACCGAACTCGACGTCGTCAATTTACCTTCGGATGCAAACGGACTTTATGAATCGTTGCTGGTCGAGATCGAACAGGTGCCTGCGGCCCTGCGCAGTGTCGCCGCAACCTCACGTTCGGCGCGAGGGCTCGACCTGCGTGTAACGCTTACGCCCGAACTCGTCGATGCGCTCAGCCATGCGGCCATCCTGTTGAGTGACACCGAAAACGCGACGGCTCTTTCAGAGCATCGGCTTGCTGAGGTGCTGTTGCTTCTGGCGCGCCAGCCTGCCGCGGCTGGGCTGTTTTCGCGATCCTTGCCGGAGCGCATTTCCTGGCTGGTTGTCGCTGACCCCTCGAGACGGTGGACGGCCACGACACTCGGGCAGGAACTTGGCATGGCGGGGTCGACCTTGCGGCGCAAGCTCGAGGATCATGGCACCTCGATGCGGGAGACGCTGTCTGCGGCGCGGATGCAGGTTGCGCATGCCCTGCTTTCCACCGGAGACGCAACCATAACCGATGCCGTCGCTGCTGCTGGCTATGCTTCGCGCTCGCACTTTGCGCGCCGCTTCCAGGCAATTTACGGGCTTCCGCCTGCAGAGGTGCGCCCGGCGCAATCGACCCGCGGCTGA
- a CDS encoding N-acyl homoserine lactonase family protein — MKYKMLLLATAMSAAASASQGADVELWRLDCGSISVKDMALFSDTFGYRNESRTLTDSCYLIRHDTTYMLWDTGLPAALLGAPQDANAPLAPTLAKTLVDQLGEIAVKPESISLVGISHNHFDHIGQAAHFAKAKMLIGKEDLEGLKAVQPAFGVDASLVEPWLAGGSEVEPVTGDKDVFGDGSVTMLSMPGHTAGSYALLVQLAEMGPVFLSGDVVHFEEQFANNGVPPFNDDRAETLASMQRLQQAAETLKATLVVQHDATDIAKLPAFPASAK; from the coding sequence ATGAAATACAAAATGCTTCTGTTGGCTACCGCGATGTCGGCAGCAGCTTCGGCATCGCAGGGAGCCGATGTTGAGCTTTGGCGGCTCGATTGTGGTTCGATCTCGGTCAAGGACATGGCGTTATTTTCCGACACGTTCGGATATAGGAACGAAAGCCGTACCCTCACCGACAGCTGCTACCTTATCCGTCACGACACGACCTATATGCTCTGGGATACAGGCCTCCCGGCTGCCCTGCTCGGGGCCCCTCAGGATGCCAATGCGCCCCTCGCCCCGACCCTGGCCAAAACCCTTGTCGACCAGCTTGGGGAGATCGCCGTGAAGCCTGAAAGCATCAGCTTGGTGGGCATCAGCCACAACCACTTCGACCATATTGGCCAGGCAGCGCATTTCGCGAAGGCGAAAATGCTGATCGGCAAGGAAGACCTCGAAGGGTTAAAGGCTGTACAGCCAGCTTTTGGTGTGGACGCAAGCCTCGTCGAGCCCTGGTTGGCAGGAGGTTCAGAAGTCGAGCCGGTGACCGGCGACAAGGATGTCTTCGGCGATGGCTCGGTGACCATGCTGTCCATGCCCGGCCATACCGCAGGCAGCTACGCGCTTCTGGTGCAGCTGGCAGAGATGGGGCCGGTTTTCCTCAGCGGTGATGTCGTCCATTTCGAAGAGCAGTTCGCCAACAACGGCGTCCCGCCCTTCAACGACGACCGCGCTGAAACACTGGCTTCAATGCAGCGCCTCCAGCAGGCGGCCGAGACGCTGAAGGCGACACTGGTAGTCCAGCACGACGCCACCGACATCGCCAAACTGCCAGCGTTTCCCGCCAGTGCAAAGTAG
- the rpoD gene encoding RNA polymerase sigma factor RpoD — protein sequence MATKEKEEVETEREATTDGPLLDLSDDAVKKMIKVAKKRGYVTMDELNAVLPSEEVTSEQIEDTMSMLSDMGINVVEDDEANEETENEPSQAEAEEDANELAERTGTAVAATTTKKEPTDRTDDPVRMYLREMGSVELLSREGEIAIAKRIEAGRETMIAGLCESPLTFQAIIIWREELNEARILLREIIDLETTYAGPEAKQVPSVERLTEDKTKHEDRGRRSSAPREEEDITNVGGEGQSEEDDDDDDEASLSLAAMEAELRPQVMETIDLIADTYKKLRKLQDQQVENRLAAAGTLSPSQDRRLKELKDQLITAVKSLSLNQNRIESLVEQLYDINKRLVQNEGKLLRLAESYGVRREDFLKEYQGSELDPNWMKSIANLTSRGWKEFTKREKEAIKDLRAEIQGLATETAISILEFRKIVNQVQKGEREAAIAKKEMVEANLRLVISIAKKYTNRGLQFLDLIQEGNIGLMKAVDKFEYRRGYKFSTYATWWIRQAITRSIADQARTIRIPVHMIETINKIVRTSRQMLHEIGREPTPEELAEKLAMPLEKVRKVLKIAKEPISLETPVGDEEDSHLGDFIEDKMAILPIDAAIQANLRETTTRVLASLTPREERVLRMRFGIGMNTDHTLEEVGQQFSVTRERIRQIEAKALRKLKHPSRSRKLRSFLDS from the coding sequence ATGGCGACAAAGGAAAAGGAAGAGGTCGAGACCGAACGCGAGGCCACGACAGATGGGCCCTTGCTCGACCTTTCCGATGATGCTGTCAAGAAGATGATCAAGGTCGCCAAGAAGCGCGGCTATGTGACCATGGACGAGTTGAACGCGGTGCTGCCGTCGGAGGAAGTGACCTCCGAGCAGATCGAGGACACCATGTCCATGCTTTCGGATATGGGCATTAATGTCGTCGAGGACGACGAGGCCAACGAAGAAACCGAGAACGAGCCTTCGCAGGCCGAAGCTGAGGAAGATGCCAACGAACTGGCGGAGCGTACCGGCACCGCCGTTGCGGCCACCACCACGAAAAAAGAGCCGACCGACCGCACCGACGATCCGGTGCGGATGTATTTGCGCGAGATGGGCTCGGTGGAGCTTTTGTCGCGCGAGGGCGAAATCGCCATTGCCAAGCGCATCGAAGCCGGCCGCGAGACGATGATTGCTGGCCTGTGCGAAAGCCCGCTGACCTTCCAGGCCATTATCATCTGGCGCGAGGAGCTTAACGAGGCGCGCATTCTGCTGCGCGAGATCATCGATCTCGAAACCACTTATGCTGGCCCTGAGGCCAAGCAGGTGCCTTCCGTTGAACGGCTGACCGAAGACAAGACCAAACATGAGGATCGCGGCCGGCGCTCCAGCGCACCGCGTGAGGAAGAAGACATCACCAATGTGGGCGGCGAAGGCCAGTCCGAAGAAGACGACGATGATGATGATGAGGCCAGCCTGTCGTTGGCTGCTATGGAAGCGGAACTGCGTCCGCAGGTCATGGAAACGATTGATCTCATCGCAGATACCTACAAGAAGCTGCGTAAGCTGCAGGACCAGCAGGTCGAGAATCGTCTCGCCGCCGCTGGCACGCTGTCGCCTAGTCAGGACCGCCGCCTCAAGGAGCTGAAAGATCAGCTGATTACGGCTGTGAAGTCATTGTCGCTGAACCAGAACCGTATCGAATCTCTGGTCGAGCAGCTCTACGACATCAATAAGCGTCTTGTGCAGAACGAGGGCAAATTGCTGCGTCTGGCTGAAAGCTATGGCGTGCGCCGTGAGGACTTCCTCAAGGAGTATCAGGGCTCAGAACTTGATCCGAACTGGATGAAGTCTATTGCGAACCTTACAAGCCGTGGCTGGAAAGAATTCACCAAGCGCGAGAAAGAGGCGATCAAGGATCTGCGGGCCGAAATTCAGGGTCTCGCTACCGAGACCGCAATTTCGATCCTAGAATTCCGCAAGATCGTCAACCAGGTCCAGAAAGGCGAGCGCGAAGCAGCGATTGCCAAGAAGGAAATGGTCGAGGCCAATCTGCGCCTCGTGATCTCGATTGCCAAGAAGTACACAAACCGTGGCCTGCAATTCCTTGACCTTATTCAGGAAGGCAATATCGGCCTGATGAAGGCTGTCGATAAGTTCGAATATCGCCGTGGCTATAAGTTCTCGACCTATGCCACATGGTGGATCCGTCAGGCCATTACACGCTCGATTGCCGATCAGGCGCGCACGATCCGTATTCCGGTGCATATGATCGAGACGATCAACAAGATCGTTCGGACATCGCGCCAGATGCTGCACGAGATCGGCCGTGAGCCGACGCCGGAAGAACTGGCTGAAAAGCTAGCCATGCCGCTCGAAAAAGTGCGCAAGGTCTTGAAGATCGCAAAAGAGCCGATCTCGCTCGAAACGCCGGTTGGCGACGAGGAAGATTCGCATCTGGGCGATTTCATCGAGGACAAGATGGCTATCTTGCCCATTGATGCTGCCATTCAGGCCAATCTGCGCGAAACCACGACGCGTGTTCTGGCTTCGTTGACACCACGTGAAGAGCGCGTGCTGCGCATGCGTTTCGGCATTGGCATGAACACCGACCATACGCTTGAAGAAGTCGGCCAGCAGTTCTCGGTTACCCGCGAGCGTATCCGTCAGATCGAGGCGAAGGCCCTGCGCAAGCTGAAGCACCCGAGCCGGTCACGGAAGCTCAGAAGCTTCCTCGACAGCTGA
- the dnaG gene encoding DNA primase: protein MRFAPSFLDEIRDRVSISSVIGARVTWDKRKTNASRGDYWACCPFHGEKSPSFHCEDRKGRYHCFGCGVSGDHFKFLTELDGMNFPEAVEKIADMAGVPMPARDEREEVREKERASLQDVMELATQFFQDQLQSAAGAKARSYLRERGLTPATQEAFRLGFAPESRNALKTYLAGKGIEKTQIEACGLVRHGDDIPVSYDYFRDRIMFPIPNSRGRIIAFGGRALAPDALAKYMNSPDTELFHKGNVLYNFVRARRAQQRDGTVIAVEGYMDVIALAQAGFDNTVAPLGTALTETQLDLLWRMTGEPVLCFDGDKAGLKAAWRAADMALPLIQAGKTVRFALLPEGKDPDDLVKSEGPEAFRQVLADARPLADLLWLRETSGGVFETPEKRAELEKTLRELVSRIRDESVRYHYSQEMRERVLAFFGNQRAKPQRNGQWNNKAPAAGGQFAKPGSAGGRIAVSESLARSALVKKASGVLPLRETVMLVALVNHPRLVEEHFDAVECLDLVHPDLRQLLSALIDVIAHDHAHDRAAAIQAFEAAGLIEAWERAVLLVRRGRMWPALEDAALDDAREAFAQSLHLHRSARTLHTELKAAEVALASDPTDENYRHMLEIQTQFRDAQATEALIEGFGILSGRVSR, encoded by the coding sequence ATGCGCTTTGCCCCCTCTTTCCTGGATGAAATCCGCGACCGGGTGTCGATATCGTCGGTTATCGGCGCGCGCGTGACGTGGGACAAGCGCAAGACCAACGCTTCGCGCGGCGATTATTGGGCATGCTGCCCGTTCCACGGCGAAAAATCTCCCTCCTTCCACTGCGAAGACCGCAAGGGGCGCTACCACTGCTTTGGCTGTGGGGTTTCGGGCGATCATTTCAAGTTTCTCACCGAACTCGACGGGATGAACTTTCCAGAGGCGGTGGAAAAGATTGCTGATATGGCCGGCGTGCCGATGCCGGCGCGCGATGAACGTGAGGAAGTGCGCGAGAAGGAGCGCGCCTCGCTTCAGGACGTCATGGAACTGGCAACGCAGTTTTTTCAGGATCAGCTGCAATCAGCAGCAGGCGCCAAGGCGCGTTCCTATTTACGCGAGCGCGGGCTGACGCCGGCTACGCAAGAAGCCTTCCGGCTGGGCTTTGCGCCCGAAAGCCGCAATGCACTCAAGACTTATCTTGCCGGAAAAGGGATAGAGAAAACCCAGATCGAGGCCTGCGGTCTGGTGCGGCACGGCGATGACATCCCGGTCTCCTACGATTATTTCCGCGACCGTATCATGTTTCCGATCCCCAATTCGCGTGGCCGGATCATCGCTTTCGGGGGTAGGGCGCTGGCACCGGATGCGCTGGCCAAATACATGAACTCGCCTGACACTGAGCTCTTCCACAAGGGCAATGTGCTCTACAATTTCGTACGCGCACGCAGAGCACAGCAAAGAGACGGCACGGTTATTGCCGTCGAAGGCTACATGGATGTCATCGCGCTGGCGCAGGCCGGTTTTGACAATACAGTGGCTCCGCTCGGCACGGCCCTGACCGAAACCCAGCTTGATCTTTTGTGGCGGATGACCGGCGAGCCGGTGCTGTGTTTTGATGGCGACAAGGCTGGGTTGAAGGCCGCCTGGCGGGCGGCAGATATGGCGCTCCCGCTCATTCAGGCAGGCAAGACAGTGCGCTTTGCACTGTTGCCGGAGGGCAAGGACCCCGACGATCTGGTCAAGAGTGAGGGACCGGAAGCATTCCGGCAGGTTCTGGCCGACGCAAGACCTCTGGCTGATCTTTTGTGGTTGCGCGAGACATCAGGCGGCGTCTTCGAGACACCGGAAAAGCGCGCCGAGCTTGAAAAAACGTTGAGAGAGCTGGTCTCGCGCATTCGCGACGAAAGCGTGCGCTATCACTATTCGCAAGAGATGCGCGAGCGGGTGCTGGCGTTCTTTGGCAATCAGCGTGCCAAACCGCAGCGCAATGGCCAGTGGAACAACAAGGCGCCCGCTGCCGGTGGGCAATTTGCCAAGCCGGGCTCCGCGGGAGGGCGCATCGCCGTCTCGGAAAGCCTGGCAAGATCGGCGCTCGTAAAAAAGGCGAGTGGTGTGTTGCCCTTGCGAGAGACTGTCATGCTCGTTGCGCTGGTGAACCATCCTCGCCTTGTTGAAGAACATTTTGATGCGGTAGAATGCCTGGATCTCGTCCATCCGGACCTCAGGCAGCTTCTCAGCGCGCTGATTGATGTGATCGCACATGATCATGCTCATGACCGTGCAGCTGCGATCCAGGCTTTCGAGGCTGCGGGGTTGATTGAGGCTTGGGAGCGCGCGGTGCTGCTGGTGCGTAGGGGGCGGATGTGGCCGGCCCTGGAAGACGCAGCACTTGACGATGCGCGCGAGGCCTTTGCCCAGTCGCTGCACTTGCACCGCAGCGCGCGCACCCTACATACTGAACTGAAGGCGGCCGAGGTGGCGCTGGCGTCCGATCCGACCGACGAGAACTATCGTCACATGCTGGAAATCCAGACTCAGTTTCGGGACGCGCAGGCAACTGAAGCGCTGATTGAAGGCTTCGGCATTCTGTCTGGTAGGGTGAGTCGGTGA
- a CDS encoding Na/Pi cotransporter family protein, which translates to MSGSVVLLHLAGAVALLLWATRMVRTGVERAYGDVLRHRLRSTMRNPLMAVLSGAGLSIALQSSTAVTLLVASFAGSGIVSGISGQLAVRGAEIGSALVVKLLAHDLSLLVPICLAAGTAMFMMTERREWRQMGRILVGIGLLLLSLEMIGEASEPLRQSTALPVIIEYFSGDPVTAFLLAALVTWLFHSSIAAVLLLVTLAARGLIPPELGIVLVLGVNLGSSVIAPILTRNSDPAVRVVPIGNLLMRGAGSVILMIAFTWTKPPIDYLGANEAAQIINAHILFNCIILLAGMPLARLVYRASEKIVALATPADPSGTLANAELSALNEGALDVPSQALANATREVVRVCETVEIMLKSIMELYESADAAKIQALAALDDRVDRRHAAIKLYLAKISTHQLSESEALRHQELIGACVKLEQVGDIIVRNMLAHVQKKLDRGLEFTDEGWRELTSFHASVLTNARLAFNLLVSRDTETARQLVEEKDRIRELEKQASQSHFKRLRDGSERSIETSSIHLDTIRDLKEINSLLASIAYPVLEESGLLRSSRLNAG; encoded by the coding sequence ATGAGCGGCTCGGTCGTTCTTCTTCATCTGGCTGGTGCGGTCGCACTTTTGTTGTGGGCAACACGCATGGTGCGCACAGGCGTCGAGCGCGCCTATGGTGACGTGCTGCGCCATAGACTGCGCAGCACGATGAGAAATCCTCTGATGGCAGTGCTGAGCGGTGCAGGCCTTTCGATTGCGCTGCAAAGTTCCACCGCTGTGACACTTCTTGTCGCATCATTTGCAGGGTCGGGCATTGTCAGTGGCATTTCCGGACAACTCGCGGTGCGGGGCGCCGAAATTGGCTCCGCACTGGTGGTCAAGCTGCTGGCGCATGATCTGAGCCTTCTGGTGCCGATCTGTCTTGCCGCCGGCACCGCCATGTTCATGATGACGGAGCGCCGCGAATGGCGGCAGATGGGCCGCATTCTTGTTGGCATCGGCCTGCTTCTACTGTCTCTTGAAATGATCGGTGAGGCCTCCGAGCCGCTGCGTCAAAGCACGGCATTGCCCGTCATCATCGAATATTTCTCGGGCGACCCGGTGACCGCGTTCCTGCTCGCGGCTCTGGTCACATGGCTTTTCCACTCCAGTATCGCAGCCGTGCTGCTGCTCGTCACACTGGCCGCGCGCGGCTTGATCCCGCCTGAACTGGGCATCGTCCTGGTTCTGGGGGTGAACCTGGGAAGCTCGGTGATCGCGCCGATCCTGACCCGTAACTCTGATCCGGCGGTGCGCGTCGTGCCAATTGGCAATCTTTTGATGCGGGGCGCCGGGTCGGTAATTCTGATGATCGCCTTCACCTGGACAAAACCTCCGATTGATTATCTCGGAGCCAATGAAGCCGCCCAGATCATCAATGCGCATATCTTGTTCAACTGCATCATCCTGCTGGCGGGTATGCCGCTTGCCCGCCTCGTCTATCGCGCGTCCGAAAAGATCGTTGCCCTTGCGACGCCTGCCGATCCAAGCGGCACCCTGGCCAATGCCGAACTCAGCGCGTTGAATGAGGGCGCCCTTGATGTCCCATCTCAAGCGCTCGCCAACGCTACCCGTGAAGTGGTGCGCGTCTGCGAGACGGTCGAGATCATGCTGAAATCCATCATGGAGCTCTATGAAAGCGCCGATGCTGCAAAAATCCAGGCGCTGGCTGCTCTGGATGACCGGGTCGACCGCCGTCACGCTGCGATAAAACTCTATCTGGCCAAGATCAGCACCCATCAGTTGAGCGAGTCTGAAGCATTGCGCCACCAGGAACTGATCGGTGCCTGCGTCAAGCTCGAACAGGTCGGCGACATCATCGTGCGCAACATGCTGGCCCATGTGCAAAAGAAGCTGGATCGGGGTCTGGAGTTCACCGACGAAGGGTGGCGCGAACTGACCAGCTTTCATGCCTCGGTACTCACCAATGCGCGCCTGGCTTTCAATTTGCTGGTTTCGCGCGATACCGAAACGGCACGCCAACTGGTCGAGGAAAAGGACCGCATCCGCGAACTCGAAAAGCAGGCGAGCCAAAGCCATTTCAAACGGCTGCGCGACGGCTCAGAACGCTCGATTGAAACCAGCTCTATCCATCTGGACACCATCCGCGACCTGAAGGAGATCAACTCGCTGCTGGCTTCGATCGCCTATCCGGTTCTCGAAGAGAGCGGCCTGCTGAGAAGCTCCCGGCTCAACGCCGGATAG
- a CDS encoding MFS transporter, which translates to MPLPLIALFIAAFAFGTTEFVVAGVLPQLAEGLGISVPTAGYLVSGYAIGIAIGGPLLTLATARLPRKTLLIALLLAFTVGQAACALAPDFGSMMSIRVTVAIAHGTYFGVAMVVAVGMVRSDQRGMAVALILAGLTVSNIIGVPAGTAIGHLWGWRATFWTMFGLGVLAILAMAILLPRAAGRPAKTGSLKSEVKVLGRQQVWTSLILMLMLMLCQFVPYTYIVPLLSQVTGLDAAMIPFVLLLNGIGATAGVFIGGKFADRQLMPALITMLVLQAVVMVTLYFVSPYQWPMIAAITVWGGLNFAVGTPIQTRILAWTADAPNLASSLIPSGFNFGIAIAASLGALMLSTGYSFRSLPLVGVVAMVVAAAVAAMSYGAELRSSATQPQPAAG; encoded by the coding sequence ATGCCACTCCCACTGATCGCCCTGTTCATCGCCGCTTTCGCCTTTGGCACGACGGAATTCGTTGTTGCAGGCGTTTTGCCGCAACTGGCGGAAGGACTTGGTATCTCCGTTCCAACCGCCGGTTATCTGGTCTCTGGCTACGCCATAGGGATCGCCATTGGTGGACCGTTGCTGACGCTCGCCACGGCAAGATTGCCCCGTAAGACGCTACTCATCGCGCTGCTTCTGGCTTTTACAGTGGGACAGGCTGCCTGTGCCTTGGCGCCCGATTTTGGCTCGATGATGTCCATTCGCGTGACGGTTGCGATTGCTCATGGCACGTATTTTGGTGTCGCCATGGTGGTTGCGGTCGGGATGGTGCGTTCCGATCAGCGAGGTATGGCCGTTGCTCTTATTCTTGCTGGACTGACAGTCTCCAACATTATCGGCGTGCCGGCAGGCACGGCAATCGGCCATCTGTGGGGCTGGCGCGCCACCTTCTGGACGATGTTCGGGCTGGGAGTTCTGGCAATCCTGGCAATGGCCATCCTGCTGCCGCGGGCAGCGGGTCGCCCGGCAAAAACTGGCAGCCTGAAAAGCGAGGTAAAAGTGCTCGGTCGTCAGCAGGTCTGGACCTCGCTCATCCTCATGTTGATGTTAATGTTGTGCCAGTTCGTGCCCTACACCTATATCGTACCCTTGCTCAGCCAGGTTACGGGGCTTGATGCAGCAATGATCCCCTTCGTGCTGCTTCTGAACGGCATCGGCGCGACCGCCGGCGTCTTCATCGGTGGAAAGTTCGCAGACCGGCAGCTGATGCCTGCGCTGATCACCATGCTTGTCCTCCAGGCGGTTGTGATGGTCACACTTTATTTTGTCAGCCCCTATCAATGGCCTATGATAGCCGCCATCACCGTGTGGGGCGGCCTGAACTTCGCGGTAGGCACACCGATCCAGACCCGCATCCTCGCCTGGACCGCCGATGCCCCCAATCTCGCGTCGTCGCTCATCCCCTCCGGCTTCAATTTTGGCATCGCCATTGCCGCATCCCTCGGCGCGTTGATGCTGAGCACCGGATATTCGTTTCGCAGTCTTCCGCTTGTTGGCGTGGTGGCGATGGTCGTCGCGGCGGCAGTGGCAGCCATGTCCTATGGGGCAGAACTACGCAGCAGCGCCACCCAGCCTCAGCCCGCAGCCGGATAG
- a CDS encoding DUF2061 domain-containing protein, with amino-acid sequence METHARSIAKAVSWRVTGTIDTMLISLLITRSFKLAAAIGLTEVLTKSLLYYAHERAWLRIPYGRKPAPAAPPTQ; translated from the coding sequence ATGGAAACGCATGCGCGAAGCATCGCCAAAGCGGTCAGTTGGCGCGTCACCGGAACGATAGACACCATGCTTATTTCGCTGCTGATTACCCGCAGTTTTAAGCTGGCTGCAGCAATCGGTCTGACAGAAGTTTTGACAAAATCTTTGCTGTATTACGCCCATGAGCGCGCTTGGCTGCGTATTCCGTATGGAAGGAAGCCGGCTCCGGCAGCCCCTCCCACGCAATGA
- a CDS encoding GatB/YqeY domain-containing protein, with product MRETILAALKTALKSGDKERSGTLRLVNAAIQDRDIANRGTGKDPAGDDEIVSILTKMVKQREESAKAFDDGKRPELAAQERAEIDIIRGFLPEQMDDAALEQAVKVALAETGAASVRDMGKVMAMLKEKHGGAMDFGKASGLVKKLLS from the coding sequence ATGCGTGAGACAATTTTGGCTGCGTTGAAAACAGCGCTGAAGTCAGGTGACAAGGAGCGTAGCGGTACGCTCCGGCTGGTCAACGCCGCCATTCAGGACCGCGACATCGCCAATCGCGGCACTGGCAAGGATCCGGCAGGAGATGACGAGATCGTTTCGATCCTGACAAAGATGGTGAAACAGCGCGAGGAGTCAGCGAAGGCGTTCGACGATGGGAAGCGACCTGAACTGGCTGCCCAGGAGCGGGCCGAAATCGACATCATCCGCGGCTTTTTACCCGAGCAGATGGACGATGCTGCCCTGGAGCAGGCCGTTAAGGTGGCTCTTGCCGAAACCGGCGCAGCCAGCGTGCGCGATATGGGCAAGGTCATGGCCATGCTGAAGGAAAAGCATGGCGGTGCGATGGATTTCGGCAAGGCAAGTGGGCTGGTCAAAAAGCTGCTGAGCTAG